DNA from Rhipicephalus sanguineus isolate Rsan-2018 chromosome 11, BIME_Rsan_1.4, whole genome shotgun sequence:
AGGAGGACTCTTGCGCAAGTTGAATTATTTGCTAGCGGTAGATGCTTCTTAACCAGCTGCCCCAATACCTGCTCTCGCGAGGAGGACTCTTGCGCAAGTTGAATTATTTGCTAGCGGTAGATGCTTCTTAACCAGCTGCCCCAATACCTGCTCTCGCGAGGAGGACTCTTGCGCAAGTTGAATTATTTGCTAGCGGTAGATGCTTCTTAACCAGCTGCCCCAATACCTGCTCTCGCGAGGAGGACTCTTGCGCAAGTTGAATTATTTGCTAGCGGTAGATGCTTCTTAACCAGCTGCCCCAATACCTGCTCTCGCGAGGAGGACTCTTGCGCAAGTTGAATTATTTGCTAGCGGTAGATGCTTCTTAACCAGCTGCCCCAATACCTGCTCTCGCGAGGAGGACTCTTGCGCAAGTTGAATTATTTTAGCAAGTACCGCCCTGTGATTAGAATTTCTGCCCAACGCATCCACCAGATGTTTTAGAAGATTTTATTTACCCCTTGTTGGCATTTCTCCCTCAACTGAGTATACAAAGTTCATCCCACTGCTGCCTCGATAAGGTTTGGCAATGTTCTTCAATTTTCACGATCCATTTTCTAAGCTTACGATTAAGGCGCTGGTCCTTCCATCTTTTCAATAGCGACTACTTTGTCTCCAATAAAAGCACAAGTCTACTATTCGTTTTTCTGTCTGTACCTCTGTCTCAACGGTCTTGGTAACCATCCTAACATCCAAGCAGCAGCATATCTGTCCGCTTATGTAGAGACGCCGGTTTTTCCCCCGTTCAGCGCCTGCCCTGGGTGACTCTCGAAACTTATCCCAGTACAGGtaagtgaagagagagagagaaattttatTTGTTCATGCCTCAAGGATCATCCTTGTTGGGCaaagcccttagttcagggccccattggctcgcgccacaccacgtgcccgttGGATCAGCCGgtgctgctcctgcggctctcaGATGGTCAGCACAGTCTCgcaggaggattgtgagggtgaaggaattgggcggcagcccggtggctGTGGACATTGCCAGGTGCAGTGATAAACCTTGGggttcgctccacaataggggcagtatgagggatattgtgtggggtggaagacaTGGAGCATGTAAAGGCAGGAGAATCAATTATTCTGAAGCTGCCGCCATGCAACAGTGTCCTCTATGTTCAGTGTTTTGTGTATTGGTGGGAAGTACAGACGGCTTTGTCAGtaatgttgtagcgtttcagtgtagttgagtggttctgttggtgcatcgtctgcgTTGGACAGTTCTTCCGATGGTACCCGGATTGTAATCCGGGTACCATCGATGAGTGAGCTACCTCATTAGCGCTAATGAGCTACCtcattagcgcgttcattgccatggagagaagcgtgtccaggtgtccagacgatacgcactctatgtaacaaagtggggtgtatttATGTCAGGATACGGTGcgtgtagggtgtgaccatttctttcgctatgttccgacaggcagtttgtgaatcaGTAACCACGGTGACTagttcgtccggtgctggtatTTGTGAAGCGTGTATGATAGCAAGGGTGATAGCAGCCTTCTCTGctctgccgtgccgctgtccagggTGTTAAGTGTAGCTGATACTGCTACGAAATCGGTATTGTCCACTACGACTAGACACATGGCCCGTTTCTGTAGATATCGGGCCGCACCAGTGTAAAGGAGTGGTGCGTTgatgtgccgtcacctacgaCTCCCATTAGAGCTTGAACTCTTGTCcgtctccggcctttatgtcGATGAAGGAGCATATTGCGGGGtatggggctacttgaatttTCCTCCTAATTTAAAGTGAAAAATGTTTCGGTTCTTGTTGCGGTTTGTTTGACATGCTGTATCCCAACCGAGAGAGAATGAGACAGCTCTGTCTTGTCCGCTGAAGACGTTCAATTTGGCTGTTACGATGTGCTTCAATTGAACGCATGATGGGGCAGTCCCAGAGCAGCATTTAGTGCCGTGCGGAGAAGGGCGTCCATCCGGTTTGTCTCGGTTTGTGTAAGGTTGTGATAGGGGAGGTGGTAGGTCAATCTGCTTATGATGAGGGCTCGTACGAATTGGAGAGGATCATTTTCGACAAGTCCGTGTAGGTGGTCGGCAATGCGCTTAAGCATATGAGTCACTTGGGCGATTTGTTTGCGCAGAAGTTGGAGGGTATATGTCGCCTTGCCGTTGTGTTCTATATGAAGTCCTAATATGCGGAGTCTATCTACCTTGGAATAATGATTTCATTCCGATGCACGGTTAGGTCTGGTGATAGGTCGCTTCTTTTTCGGCGTTTAAACGCCAGCAGGAGTTCCGATTTCTCAGCTGCGCAAGTAAGTCCTCTGGATAAGGCATACCCTTGAACCACATTGACAGCGTCCTGTAGTGCGTCTTCAATGGCGCCGACTGCCCCTTTGCTTACCGAGATTGAGACGTCATCGGCATAGAGCGCGTACTGCACATTTGGAATTTTGTCTAGGAGTGGTGGTAGCTTTGCCAATGCCACGTTGAACAGGGTAGGTGATAAAACTGAACCTTGCGGAGTGGCTCTGCTGGAAAGCCTTATAGGGCCTGACCGAAGTTTCCCAAGGCCAATGGTTGTCGTGCGGTCAGATAAAAACACTCGTACGTAATCGTAAGTGCGTTTGCCAGATCAGGAGGAGGCAAGGTTGTTTAAAATGAGGTCAGGTGAGACATTATCAAATGCCCCCTTACGATCCGAGGCCAAAATTGCTCTAGTTTGAGCCGCTCTTGGGCCATCCACGACATCTTCATTAAGATGTAGCAGTGCGTCAGGTTTCGACAAATTAGCGCGGTAACCAAAGAGAGTGGTAGGAAAGAAGTTGGTCGCCTGGAGGTAATCTTGCAGGCGCAGTAGAACAACGTGTTCGAAGAGCATTCCGACACACGATGTTAGGAATATGGGTCTCAGATTTTGAAGGATCAAAGGTTTGCCAGGTTTTGGAATTAATGTGATATCGGCGTGCCGCCATTCCTGAGGAAGTGTTCCGGCTTTCCAATGTTTATTGTAGAAGTCAGTGAGTTGAAGGATGGCCTTATCATCGAGGTTGCGTAGTAGTGCATAATGGATGCTGTCTGCTCCCGGTGTCGTGTTTCGTCTTATGCCTATCAGGTCTGCCCTCACCTATGGCCCGAATACAAAGATAAGGGAACCTTctgtattttgcctccatctgtAATTTAGTGACCGTAATATAGTGATCGCTACGTATGTCCGTCAGAAGGTTTTCCTACCCGACCGAGCCCGCATTTTTCACCGTGGTAGAGTCCCTGGGGCTTTGCTGCGGCTGGTAGCAAACACCGGGTCCATCACTAATGAGAGACCCGCATCCCCCGTCTCCTGCCACAAGCTCCTACCTTTAACAGAATCATATGTGTAGTTCCGCGCTCAGAAATGGGCATTAAAATCTCCCGCTACAACCACAGGGGCGAGCCCAGCCAGTCTGGCGTTCCTAGCTATGATAGTCTTAAAACGAAGCCGGTGTTTCCTAGCGCTACTATATATATTCAATATCAAAATACTGGAAAGGTTAGGATCACTCGGAATGACATCAACCAAGGGGATGGCCGTTTTTTAGGCCTGACACCCACATTATGTGTCACAAAAGTGAATATCTTGCTTACCAACGTGGCAATACCCCTAGGTTTTCCTTTAAATGGAAATGTCTTGTACCCCGGGAAGGTTACTCTATCGGACAGCGTCTCCTGCAGGAGGATCATTTGGGCTGTTGCGAAATGCCGCGGAACGGAGCAGCCAGGAGCGTGCGGAACTATCGTGAAGACGAGAAGGTTGAAGAAGGGGGCACGAGCTGGAAGGCCAGTTTTTGGGTCGCCATGATCAATAAACGGGTAGTCTCCATCTAACGTCTGCCGAAGCAGTTCTTTGTTACATTTGGTGCGCGAAACCCGGAATCCGCCCCTTTGGAGTCTTCCCTTCACGTCATAACCATGGCAAACCCGGACCAGCTGCGCAAGGAGCGTGGTGCCCTAAGGGCTGGCGTCGCGAGAGCGCTCACGCTTTTAACGGATCTGCTGCAGCAACCGGATCCTGACGCCTCTCAGATTAGCGGCCACATGGATTACCTCAAGGACAAGGAGACAGCACTGTCGCAGCTCGACGACGTCATCCTTGCGACCACGGACGAAGAGAACCTCGACCAGGAAGTAGGTACAGCGCAGGAATACAACGAGAAGATTATGTACGCAGTATCACGCGCCAAGTTGTGGCTTCAAGAGCGTGAGAGGAATGCCGGAACGCAGGCTCGAGCAACTGAACCCGGGCCTAGCTACCTCGGATCTCCGAGCTCCGGCGACGCAGCAGGCCAGGTGAGAGAGCACCTTCAGGGTTCAGTTCAACTACCGAAGCTACAGATACCGACTTTCGATGGTAGTCCGCGTGGATGGCAGTCTTTTTGGGACCATTTCGACGCCACCATCCACAAGAACGCTGAGCTTCCGCGGATTGAAAAGTTCAAGTACCTCCTCATCTACTTAACCGGCAGCGCGAAGCGGGCTATCGAAGGCATCCGCTTAGCCGAACAAAACAATGACCTTGCGATCAAGACGCTCACGGACCGCTTCGGACGCCGGGATCTGCTCGTGAACGAACATATCGATCATCCTCTCGCGCTAAGCCCAGTGAAATTTTCATCCGACGTCCAGAAGCTTCGTCTGCTGCACGACAACGTCCAATTTCACGTCAGCGCCTTAGAAGGGCTTGGAGTTTCGCCAGACCAGTACACCGTGGTGTTAAACCGTGTCCTGATGCGACGTCTGCCAGAGGATCTCGCCATCATATACAGGCAGAAAACCAAGGAAACAAATTGCGCGCCCAGTATCGCCGAAACTCCTGAAGACAGAACGCGGCTAGCCAAGGAGATGCTAACCTTCCTCCGCATCCAAGTGGAAGTCCGGGAGGAAGGCCGGTAGCTGTCGCGTCGTACGCTGCAAGACAAACCCAGGACCCACATGCCTGAAGAAATTTATGGCGCGGAACCTATACCATCAGAGTCAGCTCTAACCGGGTCCAACTTGCCTGTCAGGCCAGCGTGTCCGCTATGCCAAATCAAGGATCATATGATCGCTTTCTGTAACGCTAACTTATCGGCTGAGGAAAAGCGCGCAAGGCTGCAGTACGCTAATTGCTGCTTCCGCTGCGGAACACGCAATCACAACGCCAGATTGTGCAGAAAATCCATCAACCTCAGGTGTGGTAGCTGCCAGCGACGCCACCTGACAATTCTCTGTGAATTATCGAGGCCAACCGAAGACCTTCCATCAAGCGATGGATCCCCGGAATTTCATGAACCACCGCCCCAACCAATGCGAAACGTCACAACCGCCCTGAGTGGTCACGCCGAATCTACGCCTGTATTGTTGCAGACAGGCCGAGTTTGGGCAGAGTCTGGAGACCGACGACTACTCGTGCGGATACTGCTGGACAGCGGCAGTCAGCGCACATACATTCGTGCAGACGTGGCAAATATACTTAAGTGCTCGGTCGCGGGTAATGAAGAGCTCTCCCTCGTCACATTTGGTGGCAACAAGTCACGAAGACGAATTTCTGCAGAGCGTGTCAATGTGCGACTCTGCAGCCAGTTCGGCGCCTCAGCAGTAACTCTGGAAGCCTTAACGATTCCGGAAATTTGTTCTCTAACAAGCCCACCGCTCGACCCCAACATTTTGTACCTGCTCGGCGAACGGAAGTACAACGTAGCCGACAGCTCTCAACCAACCACATGGCGACCAGAAGAAATAAGTGTCCTCATCGGCTCCGACACCTATTGGCAAGTTACCACAGGGAAAATTGATCGCATCAGCTCGACTATAACATCAATCAACACTACCTTTCGGTGGATGGTTCAAGGCCCTATGACGTCCGACTTTCGGTCCCCAACAAGTGCATTATTTGTCGCGCTTGAGAAGTCTGACTCGGAGAACATCGACGTGTCATCAATGTGGCGTCTGGATGCCATCGGGATCGACGAAGCATCTTCACGGACCCTAGAGAGCGACCCTCACAGGTCTGCATTTAAGCAAGGAATTTCGAAGCAAGATGCCCGTTATCAAGTGCCGCTGATAGTCAAACCACCAGGGTTACCATCCCTGGTGGTTTGACTGCGAATGCAGATCGTCGACTGCGAATGCAGATCAACCGGTTCCGAGAGCAGTCGTCACTGCTAGAAAAATACGACCAAGCAATTTAGGCTTATTTCAACGATGGACATGCGGAGAAGGTACAAGACGAGCAGCCGCTCAAGGACAACGTCTACTAAATGCCCCATCACGCCGTGGTTCGTCGCGATGCTGTTACGACGAAGCTTCGTGTCGTATTTGATGCGTAATCACACGAAGCCGGTCATGTTTGCCTTAACGACGTACTCTCGAAAGGCGTGAAACTTGGTTCTGACGTCATCCAGCTTCTACTGAATTTTCGCTGCCACCCTGTGGTTCTCGCCGTCGACATAAAGAAGGCATACCTGCAGCTTCTTATTCGGCCTCAAGACCGATACCTTCTGCGGTTTTTGTGGCTGGAAAGGTTGCCAACTAAAGAAGAGCCTATGCCACCCATTACGACGTGGAGAATGACGAGAGTTCCCTTTGGAGCCGCGTCAAGCCCATTTCTTTTGGCCGCTACGCATCGACACCACTTATCGTCATGTAAGCAGAATTATCCAACCACAGTATCCCTGTTAGAACAGGCTTTCTATGTGGATGACCTTGTTGGACTACCCACCGCCCAGGAGGCATTAAAGGTGTATGAAGAAACACGGCAGATATTCAGGGAGGCCAGCATGGAACTTCGCAAGTGGGTTTCTAACTGTGACAGCATGAAAGAGAGATTCCTCCACGATAAATGTGCCATTGAAGATGAAGCGGGGGACAGTCATACTACGAAGGTTTTGGGAGTGCCGTGGGAACGTTCTGGTGACTGTTTCCTGCTCACGACTCAACATGCGGCCATTTTCACAGCCGGGCAGCCGGCTACTAAGCGCATAGCATTGCAAACGTTAGCCAGAATTTATGACTCCTTGGGATATCTCACACCATTTACCGTAAAGGCCAAGATTGTATTCCAAGATCTTTGGAAGAAGAACATCGCATGGGACCCTAGCATGCGAAATGAAGAACAAACCGCCTGGAACAGCTGGTGCTCTGAGCTGAATGGCGCCACTTGTGTCCGTATCCCACGATACATATTTTTAAGCGACGACCTGAAGCCACATACATTTGAGTTGCATACGTTCGCGGATGCCAGTCCTAGGGCGTACGGCACGTGCATCTACGTCCGAGTCAGCTCAGAACCTGACGCATGCTTCGCACGACTGTTGATCAGCAAGAGCAGACTTGCTCCGCTCAAGATGGTATCTCTTCCTCGTCTGTAGCTCCTGGCATGCGTCATCGCAGCGCGGTTAAGCTGCTACGTGAAAAGGGTGCAGTTCCTTCAGCACGCTCCTGTTTTCTTCTGGACAGATTCGCTGGTGGCTCTACATTGGATAAAGGGTTCGTCAACCAAACTGGACACCTTTGTAGCACATCGGGTTGCCGAGATTCAACAATGTACCAATGCATCTCAATGGTTCCACTGTAGCAGCAAGGACAATCCTGCCGACGTCATCACTCGCGGAGCATCATATGCTAATCTCATCGAATCTACCATGTGGCGGCACGGCCCAACTTGGCTCTCTGACAAGAGGAACAGTTTGAAGGAGTGAGCGCGCAGAACGTCGCCGCAATGACAGAGATTGCCCCATTCGAGGGACCACGCAATGATCAAGACTCGTCCGCGCTAAATACGTGTCCATGTCCATCGGGATTTTCCGGAAACCAATGCGTCCAGCAAGGCGAAGGCTACAGCTCCATTACGAGGCTGCTTAGACTCACGGCATGGATCAAGCGTTTCATCTCTAACGCTTCGCGTCGCCTCCCATCACTATCCGGACCCCTCACGGCGGAAGAGTTACTACAGGCTGAGCGTTATTGGCTACAGACTGTTCAAGAACACTCCTTTTTGAGCGAAGTTCTTGCGCTACGTAAAGGTCAGCCGTTACCCtcaacatctggcgttcttcgcCTTTGTCCGTTTATGGATGAGGACGGCTTACTTCGCGTCGGTGGACGACTGCACCAGCTTGATGCTGATCACGACATACGCCATCCCATTCTCCTAACAGACGATCATAAGCTCACAAGCCTTCTTGTATAAGCGGCAGACGTGCGCACTGTCCATGGAGGTGTTGAAGCAACATTAACAGAGCTTCGAGAGCGTTTTTGGTTGCTGAGGGGACGGCAGACTGTAAAGAAGATAGTTTCGAAGTGCAGAATATGTAAACGATGGAAAGCGGCGACAGCATCTGCACCAATGGCCTCTCTACCACGCGAGAGAATTAGTGAAGCAAGCCCATTCACCGTTGTCGGGCTTGATTACTGCGGGCCCTTATACGCAAAACTCGCAAGTGGTACAACAAGGGCCTACGTCCTTCTCTTTTCGTGTGCCGTCACACGCGCAATACATCTAGAGCTCACCTCAGACATGACCGCCGCCACAACATTACTCGCCTTCCGCCGTTTCATTGCACGCCACGGAGTTCCTTCCACGGTCTACTCCGACAACGCTCAAACTTTCCGTCGCTGCGCTAAAACCTTTGCAACCGCACTACCAGCGCTTCAGGAGTACGCCGCAGAGCTACGGATTCATTGAAAGTTCATCGTAGAAAGAGCTCCgtggtggggcggatggtgggagcgcctTATTCGCTCAACGAAAAACTCCTTGAAACGGTCACTGGGACGCAGCTGCCTCGACGTGGAGGCCTCACAACTGTTCTGTGCGCGATAGAGGCAGCGATCAACAGCAGACCATTAACGTAACTTGAGAGCGAGCCCGATGAGCTCCAGCCATTGACTCCATCGCATTTCCTGTTAGGAAAGCGTAGCCTTTCCCTGCCGCAACACATTTGCATCTCGGAGCTTCCGACTGCGGTTGAATTGAACCGCAAGGTTCGTCATCGCCAGCATCTAATAGACGAACTTTGGAGACGATGGAAACGAGCctacctgctactactgcggTCAGCGCGTAACAGCTCGAATCACTCATCAACAAAGCTACAGATTGGTGATGTAGTGCTGGTGTTAGAGGACAACACACCCGCAACATACTGGAAGTTAGGCCGAGTGACCACCTTACTCCCAGGAAGAGACGGCATAGTGCGTGCTTGCTCAGTGCGTCTCGCTAATGGTTCAACGGTAAATCGCCCGGTGCAGAAACTCTGCCCCCTCGAAGCATCCGATTAATCTTGGCCCGCCCCGGAGGATGTTGCGAAATGCCGCGGAACGGAGCAGCCAGGAGCGTGCGGAACTATCGCGAAGACGAGAAGGGTGAAGAAGGGGGCACGAGCTGGAAGGGCAGATTTGGGTCGCCATGATCAATAAACGGGTAGTCTCCATCTAACGTCTGCGGAACCAGTTCTTTGTTACATGGGCCTTATCGCTGTGACGGTGGGCAAATTCTTGCAGGGTGCCCCTTTTACTAAGGATTCCCCTGCAGTTCCATCGCCACATACGAAATTCAGCGTTCGAGGCCACTTTGATCATTGGAGCTGCTCCCTGACCCCACCGACAGGTTCTCTACAGAAGTAGCACTACTATTCAATTTTCTGATACCCATGGGAGATCGCAACGCTAATGTCGTCCTCTCTTGAAAGAAATCCGGGCGGACCCTAGATGCTACCTGATATCGGAGCTCTGCATCGTAGGCCCAGTGTTCTGTAATTGATCCTCCTCACATTTAACCCTGACATGTTGAACATCTTTCTTCTGACTTATGAACGTCAGACGCTGATCCACCGCTCAGAAACGCTCATTAGGTCTCTGAATCTCGAAGCGAATTGAATTTAGACTCTCTAATTTTAGATTTAGTCTTACCCTTCACAATCTCGGCTGAGCTGGTAACAGCACTTCGCACGCCTTCACTGCCCGAGGGTCCTGCTTCCACGACCACGGGATCTTCCTGCGTTGGAGAAAGGGAGAACTTACcgattaaaaaacgccaggcctgcgttgaaaccgcagcacagtcacagcgacagctggaagagcggcgtttctaaagcaccgttgtaagctctcttggggctactaatacaagtacactagctaggtacccactacgccataaatcacaatttttgtgaagttcgaaaGCACCTACCAAGCCATTATccatcattctgtggagaagcgaggcaccagctacaagtctgtaagcattatgtgcactttgttgacgcgacgaccgatgacgatgaagaattatg
Protein-coding regions in this window:
- the LOC119375222 gene encoding uncharacterized protein LOC119375222; protein product: MANPDQLRKERGALRAGVARALTLLTDLLQQPDPDASQISGHMDYLKDKETALSQLDDVILATTDEENLDQEVGTAQEYNEKIMYAVSRAKLWLQERERNAGTQARATEPGPSYLGSPSSGDAAGQVREHLQGSVQLPKLQIPTFDGSPRGWQSFWDHFDATIHKNAELPRIEKFKYLLIYLTGSAKRAIEGIRLAEQNNDLAIKTLTDRFGRRDLLVNEHIDHPLALSPVKFSSDVQKLRLLHDNVQFHVSALEGLGVSPDQYTVVLNRVLMRRLPEDLAIIYRQKTKETNCAPSIAETPEDRTRLAKEMLTFLRIQVEVREEGR